One genomic region from Antedon mediterranea chromosome 3, ecAntMedi1.1, whole genome shotgun sequence encodes:
- the LOC140045414 gene encoding uncharacterized protein: protein MYWQRIFFDIGKKVVNTKHRLIHTRMEFLTESYLVQRDTQWPRKGSHILAQYTDSYVVVYQAFNPQIATFAVENQRFGGKFSFERMSWIKTNFLWMMYRCGWASKINQERVLAIYLKRSAFDEILSQAYTAQEQKKAGLDEISVRLQWDPDHDPHGAKEERRAIQLGLKGEVLHKYATEWILKIEDVTDFVHDQSQILKTNQIEELRTAKEAAYPVTDTKTAQLIGVDL, encoded by the exons ATGTATTGGCAAAGAATATTCTTTGATATTGGTAAGAAAGTAGTGAACACTAAGCACAGACTAATACACACAAGAATGGAGTTTTTAACAGAGAGTTACTTGGTTCAAAGAGATACACAGTGGCCGCGTAAGGGTAGCCATATACTGGCTCAGTACACCGATAGCTATGTTGTTGTATATCAAGCATTTAATCCGCAAATAGCAACATTTGCAGTAGAAAATCAAAG ATTTGGCGGGAAGTTCAGTTTTGAGCGCATGTCATGGataaaaacaaactttttgtggatgatgTATCGATGTGGCTGGGCCAGTAAAATAAACCAAGAAAGAGTTCTTGCTATCTATTTAAAGAGATCAGCTTTTGACGAGATACTATCACAAGCTTACACAGCACAG GAACAGAAAAAAGCAGGACTTGATGAAATATCCGTGCGATTACAATGGGATCCTGACCATGATCCACACGGAGCAAAGGAAGAACGAAGAGCAATTCAATTGGGGTTAAAAGGAGAG GTTCTCCACAAATATGCAACTGAATGGATCTTGAAGATAGAAGATGTAACAGATTTTGTACATGATCAGtcacaaatattaaaaacaaaccaaatagAAGAATTACGAACTGCGAAGGAGGCGGCATATCCAGTTACGGATACTAAAACAGCTCAATTGATTGGCGTTGATCTATGA